The Arcobacter roscoffensis genome segment AAGTGTATATGATGTTGCAAGGTTTTCACAGGTGATATTCTTTTTTGTTTTTCTTCATCTTTTAAATTTAAAGGAATAGCAAAAGCCAATATGATACCAGTTAAAGTAGCATGAACCCCTGATTTTAAAATAAAAATCCATAAGAATATCCCTACAAGTAAATATGCTCCTAAAAGTTTTATTTGCATTTTATTCATAAGGTATAAAATCACAATTGTAAAAAAAGCCAATGATAATGCTTCAAAAGATACATTTGAAGTATAAAAAAATGCAATAATTAAAATTGCTCCTAAATCATCAAATATAGCTAATGCCATTAAAAATATTTTAAGAGAAGTTGGAACTCTATTTCCAAGAAGAGCTACAATTCCTAAAGCAAAAGCAATATCTGTAGCAGTTGGAATTGCCCAACCTCTAAGGGCAAAATCATCATTATAGTTAAAGAATACAAAGAAAAGTGCAGGAACTAACATACCTCCAATAGCTGCAATTCCTGGAAGAGCTATTTTTGAAAAGGAGGATAAATGACCTAATATTAACTCTCTTTTTATTTCTAAACCAATAAGCAAAAAGAAAATAGCCATTAAGCCATCATTTACCCATAGAATTAAGGGTTTTGATATATCTAAGGAATCACCAAATTTAAATACTATTGGTGTATGTAAGAAGGTATTATAAAATTCTGATAAAAATGTATTACTAAAAATCAAAGCAATACAGGTTACTATCATTAATATAATACCTGAGGTAGACTCATTTTTTAAAAATTTTCTAACTAAAACCTTCATTTTATTTCCACCTTTTAAAAAGAGTTGGTTTTAATTATCATTCTATTACAAAAATGTTTATTTTTAGTTAAAAAACAAATTAATGTCTTAACTGATAAGTAATATCTCCTGCTCCAACTCCTAAAATTATTCCTTCATCTAATACAGAAATAATCTTATCATCTTTTATAAGTTCAATCTTTCCATCACTTGTTTTTAATCTATCAACAAAAACTGGATTATATGAAGCAAACTCTTTTTGGAAGTCTATATCAAGTACAACTTCACCTGGAATTGTCCAAATAGGAAGTATAATTAACTCATCACATCTTCTAAAACATTTTTTAAAACCTTCTAAATTATCATGTGTTCTTGAATATTTATGTGGTTGCCAAATTACAACTCTTTTATCTAGATTTGTAAGGTTGTCATAAACTTCAACTGATTTCATAGTGGCTTCAATTTCTGTTGGATGGTGGGCATAATCATCAATTACAACCATTTTATCATGCTTTTGAACTATATCAAATCTTTTTTTAATACCCTTATAGTTTAAAAGATTTTCTCTAATAGTTTCAACATCAAGCTCTTCTAAGGCTGCTAAAATAGCAAGGGAAGCATCTAAGGCAATATGATAACCAAAACCCCAAACTTCAAAAGAACCTAAATCTTTTAAATCAAATCTTGTAAAAGGCTCTCCATCTTTTAGTAAAAAACATAAGTTTTTAATATCAGCACTTGGATATAAAAAGTTTGGATTTTTAATATTTAGTTTCTTGATATATTCATCTTCACCATTTAAAACATTTTTTTGACCTAAATTTATAAACTTCTCATAGGCTTGAAAAAACTTCTCATAATCATAATGATAATATTCCATATGCTCAGGTTCTGCATTTGTAACAATCGAGCAATAAGGATTTGAAAGTAAAAAAGAAGCATCTGATTCATCAGCTTCAAAAGCAACTAAATCATTTACATATCTAAAGTTTGAGCCAAAATCTTTTGATATAGCTCCTATAAGTGCTGAACTATCTAAAATTGAAGCTAAGATAGCTGTTGTTGTTGATTTACCATGAGCTCCTGCAACACAATAGTTTTTCTTATCACCTAAAATAATAGGTAAGGCTTCTTTTC includes the following:
- the nhaA gene encoding Na+/H+ antiporter NhaA, encoding MKVLVRKFLKNESTSGIILMIVTCIALIFSNTFLSEFYNTFLHTPIVFKFGDSLDISKPLILWVNDGLMAIFFLLIGLEIKRELILGHLSSFSKIALPGIAAIGGMLVPALFFVFFNYNDDFALRGWAIPTATDIAFALGIVALLGNRVPTSLKIFLMALAIFDDLGAILIIAFFYTSNVSFEALSLAFFTIVILYLMNKMQIKLLGAYLLVGIFLWIFILKSGVHATLTGIILAFAIPLNLKDEEKQKRISPVKTLQHHIHFWVAFYVLPIFAFVNAGIDLREMSIEKISNPVSLGIILGLFLGKQIGVLSFTYLAVKLKLAKLPKCTTWLQIYGISVLTGIGFTMSLFIDSLAYNDSDAFFYTDKLAILIGSVLSGVLGYLILRITKNKKHCSVD
- the murC gene encoding UDP-N-acetylmuramate--L-alanine ligase; amino-acid sequence: MKVHFIGIGGIGLSALARFLKNDGHEVCGSDMKSTPITKELEKEGIKVSCPQDASNISDGLDLVIYSAAVTDENPELIESRLKQIRTLSRKEALPIILGDKKNYCVAGAHGKSTTTAILASILDSSALIGAISKDFGSNFRYVNDLVAFEADESDASFLLSNPYCSIVTNAEPEHMEYYHYDYEKFFQAYEKFINLGQKNVLNGEDEYIKKLNIKNPNFLYPSADIKNLCFLLKDGEPFTRFDLKDLGSFEVWGFGYHIALDASLAILAALEELDVETIRENLLNYKGIKKRFDIVQKHDKMVVIDDYAHHPTEIEATMKSVEVYDNLTNLDKRVVIWQPHKYSRTHDNLEGFKKCFRRCDELIILPIWTIPGEVVLDIDFQKEFASYNPVFVDRLKTSDGKIELIKDDKIISVLDEGIILGVGAGDITYQLRH